Within Chitinivibrionia bacterium, the genomic segment AATGTGGACGGAATTACCCAAGGTCAAATTAACGTAAAAGCGGGCTTCACTTTCGCAAGCGGTATGCGTTCAATTCTTCGTCAAGACCCTGACATAGTTATGGTCGGAGAAATGCGAGACGCGGAAACGGGTGAAATGGCTGTTCAGGCGGCGCTTACGGGACACGTGGTGTTCTCAACACTCCACACAAATGACGCCGCTTCGGCTTTCACTCGTCTTTTGGATATGGGAGTGCAGTCGTATTTGGTGAGCAGTACCGTCCGCGGAGTATTGGCGCAACGACTTGTGCGAAAAATTTGTTCGGCGTGTAAAGAAGAAATGGTTCCCGACCCCGAACTTCTCAAAAGCGTAGGACTTCGCGCGGGTGTAAAACTCTATCAGGGCAAAGGTTGTCGCGCTTGCAAAAACACAGGCTACAAAGGCAGAATGGGAATTTTTGAATTGCTTCTTCCCGACCGTCAAGTGCAAAAAATGGTTATAGGAAGAGCCGAAAGCGACGAAATCAAAGACTATATGGTAAAACGCGGCGACTTTATGACGCTTCGTCGGGATGGGCTGATAAAAGCGCTGAAAGGCGAAACTACATTAGAGCAAGTATTGGGCGCTACTCAGGAAAATATGTAAGAAAAAATATCTTAAGATAAAAAAAAGGGGATTGTAAAATCCCCTTTTTTGTTTTGATTTCACGGTTTTTTATCCGACCAATCCTATCATATCGAACATCGGCAAATACATCGCAATAAGCAAGCCGCCGATTACTGCGCCCATTACCACTATCATTATCGGCTCCATCATTGCCATTACGGCATCAACGGCGGCGTCAACTTCTTCTTCGTAAAATGCCGCGACTTTTTCGAGCATCGATGATATGTCGCCTGTTTTTTCGCCAACGCTTATCATGTGAGTTACCATAGGCGGAAACAATCCTGTCTGCTGAAGCGGCTCGGCGATTGTGTGTCCCGCGGTAATTTTTTCGAGTGAGCCCAAAAGTCCTTTTTCGATAACCTTGTTGCCCGAAGTTCTTGCCGTGATGTCGAGCGCCTGCAAAATTCCTACGCCTGCCGCAAGAAGCGTTGCGAGCGTTTCCGAAAATCTTGATACGGCGGTTTTTCTGAGTAAATCGCCCAGAACAGGGACTTTAAGCAACGCCGCGTCGGTTGCGTAATGCCCGGGGGGAGTTTTATACCATCTGCGGAAAAGAAATGCACCGACTGCAATACCTGCTATTATGTGCAAAATATAACTCTGCAAAAAGTCCGACAAATCCATAACTATACGCGTGGGGGCGGGGAGTGCGCCGCCCATATCGGTAAACATTCCTGCAAATTGCGGCACTACAAAAGTAAGCAAAACAGCAGTTGCACCGACCGCGATTATTGAAAGAATGAGAGGATAAGCCATAGCGCCCTTGATTTTTCTTTGTAAACGACTGCTTTTTTCCATATATGTTGCCAAACGATTTAAAATTCCGTCCAAGTCGCCCGACTGTTCACCCGCCGACACCATATTGCAGTACAATTCGGTGAAAATTTTGGGGTGTTTTCGCAAAGAATCCGCCAAAGTATTACCGCTCTGAATGTCAATCGAAACCTTTTTGAGCGCTTCTT encodes:
- a CDS encoding type II secretion system F family protein, with translation MPIYMYAGTDKSGNQVSGELNAKDRTVAINILRSKRIRTTMIRQKPKSLQIPFLSGGVKVDDLSRFTRQFSAMASAGLPLVQCMDILAEQTENTVLQEALKKVSIDIQSGNTLADSLRKHPKIFTELYCNMVSAGEQSGDLDGILNRLATYMEKSSRLQRKIKGAMAYPLILSIIAVGATAVLLTFVVPQFAGMFTDMGGALPAPTRIVMDLSDFLQSYILHIIAGIAVGAFLFRRWYKTPPGHYATDAALLKVPVLGDLLRKTAVSRFSETLATLLAAGVGILQALDITARTSGNKVIEKGLLGSLEKITAGHTIAEPLQQTGLFPPMVTHMISVGEKTGDISSMLEKVAAFYEEEVDAAVDAVMAMMEPIMIVVMGAVIGGLLIAMYLPMFDMIGLVG